From the genome of Pyxidicoccus trucidator:
GGACGACGGACAGCGAGCGCTGCTTCTACCTGTTCCTTACCCGGCTGTCGGCCAGGCACTCGCTCGAGCACCCGGTCCCTGTGGAGTCCGTGGCCCGCGCGGTGGCGGAGACGATGTCGCTGGTGGCGGCGATTACGGACCAGCCCGGGGACCCGAACCGCTCGGCGATGAACTTCCTGGTGACGAACGGCGAGGTGATGGTGGCCTCGCGCCGCAACCGTCCGCTCCTCCTGTCCACGGGGCCGAGCTGCGGTGGGGTGGCGGGGCTGCCTCCGGTGGGCACGCAGGTGCCGCAGTTCGTCGTCGCCAGCGAGTCGCTGTGCGGTGGGCCGTACTGGGGCACGGTGGACGAGGAGGACGTCATCGGAGTGGACGCGCGCCTCGTGTTCCACCGCTGGCGCGTGCCCGAGCTGGCCGGGGGGGATTTGTTTCCGCCCGTGAATCCGGGCGCTCCGCAAAACGCGGCGTAAGCGCCGGGTGTGGCGCTTCTCTCTTGAGCGCCGCACACGCGAGGGAGCGTCCCTGATGCGCTTCAGGTTCCTCGCGCGCTGGAGGCCGCTCTCGTGATGCGCGCGGATGCACTCGCCGCGCGCTGGAACACCCCTG
Proteins encoded in this window:
- a CDS encoding class II glutamine amidotransferase, which codes for MCRLFGFRSSTPAAVHPSLVTEKNSLLIQSREHKDGWGIAAYGAEPLPLVAHGVGPAHSDPDFERVSSRVSSHTVVAHIRLASVGAVELRNSHPFHHGRWSFGHNGTVREFARHRPAVEALISPSFRPNIKGTTDSERCFYLFLTRLSARHSLEHPVPVESVARAVAETMSLVAAITDQPGDPNRSAMNFLVTNGEVMVASRRNRPLLLSTGPSCGGVAGLPPVGTQVPQFVVASESLCGGPYWGTVDEEDVIGVDARLVFHRWRVPELAGGDLFPPVNPGAPQNAA